A single window of Chitinophaga sp. XS-30 DNA harbors:
- a CDS encoding polysaccharide biosynthesis C-terminal domain-containing protein, which produces MGIIRNQSIKSSIITYIGFGIGGLYTLMVAKLVDPDIAGLTRFFISVATIVFAVSNMGSVAMMNKFFPYYRDLLPPAKRDIFGIVLILCGIGFLLSLAGAYFLQDLVVRKYGTKSIYVVDYYYLLMPFSFFYLLFSVFENYSYNQYKSIYPIFLKEVGLRVLNLIMAILLIAGLFSVPAYVWSYTGIYAVLFVVLIIYLYRQRDLIFSFRISRVTRKLARRMISFNALLYGGAVLSVVASNIDNLSISSVEGLSKGFVFEFSTYISTLILIPQRSTIAIAVPVLAKAWKDRDLPAIQSIYARSSTTMFTYAMLVFILIWLNVHEVFRILAIPEIYYEGIPVIFYLGIMRTLEMSFGVNSQIIGTSNHWRFEFFSTLIQFSIAIPLNVTFLKMFGIQGNAMANLLSLTVFSLVRFSFLWFKFRLQPFTLKTLYILLAGLAGYLICYFIRIDDPYLSVIVRSVLFTGIFAGTVLYFGLSKDVTEGYEMIMRRLRRKQR; this is translated from the coding sequence ATGGGCATCATCCGGAATCAAAGCATCAAATCATCTATCATCACCTATATCGGATTTGGCATTGGCGGCCTCTATACCCTCATGGTGGCGAAGCTGGTGGATCCGGACATTGCCGGGCTGACGCGGTTCTTCATCAGTGTGGCCACCATTGTTTTCGCCGTGTCCAACATGGGCTCCGTAGCCATGATGAACAAGTTCTTCCCTTACTACCGCGACCTGCTGCCGCCCGCCAAAAGGGATATCTTCGGTATTGTGCTGATACTCTGCGGCATAGGCTTCCTGCTTTCCCTCGCCGGCGCTTATTTTCTGCAGGACCTGGTGGTGCGTAAATACGGCACCAAAAGTATTTATGTCGTTGACTACTATTATCTGCTGATGCCCTTCAGCTTCTTTTACCTGCTCTTTTCCGTCTTCGAGAACTATTCCTATAACCAGTACAAATCCATCTACCCCATCTTCCTGAAAGAAGTAGGACTTCGTGTGCTGAACCTGATCATGGCCATACTGCTGATCGCCGGCCTGTTCTCCGTTCCCGCGTACGTATGGAGCTATACCGGCATTTACGCCGTATTATTCGTTGTGCTGATCATTTATTTGTACCGGCAGCGCGACCTGATCTTTTCTTTCCGCATCAGCCGCGTAACGCGCAAGCTGGCCCGCAGAATGATCTCTTTCAATGCCCTGCTGTACGGCGGCGCAGTGCTGAGCGTGGTGGCCAGTAATATCGACAACCTGTCCATTTCCAGTGTGGAGGGCCTGAGCAAGGGCTTTGTTTTCGAGTTTTCCACCTATATCAGCACGCTGATCCTGATCCCGCAAAGGAGCACGATCGCCATTGCGGTGCCGGTATTGGCCAAGGCCTGGAAGGACCGCGATCTTCCGGCCATACAAAGCATTTACGCGCGCTCTTCCACCACCATGTTCACTTACGCCATGCTGGTCTTCATCCTGATCTGGCTGAATGTGCATGAGGTATTCCGCATCCTGGCCATCCCGGAGATCTATTACGAGGGCATTCCCGTGATCTTTTACCTGGGCATCATGCGCACGCTGGAAATGAGCTTCGGGGTGAATTCACAGATCATCGGCACATCCAACCACTGGCGCTTCGAGTTCTTCTCTACCCTTATACAATTCAGCATTGCCATTCCGCTGAATGTGACCTTTCTGAAGATGTTCGGCATCCAGGGGAATGCGATGGCCAACCTCCTTTCGCTGACCGTATTCAGCCTCGTCCGCTTCAGCTTCCTCTGGTTCAAATTCCGGCTGCAGCCCTTTACGCTGAAGACGCTGTATATCCTGCTGGCCGGCCTGGCCGGTTACCTGATCTGCTATTTTATCCGGATAGATGACCCTTACCTCAGCGTGATCGTGCGGAGCGTATTGTTTACCGGCATCTTTGCCGGAACAGTGCTTTATTTCGGGTTATCGAAAGATGTCACCGAAGGGTATGAGATGATCATGCGGCGGCTGCGGCGCAAACAGCGGTAA
- a CDS encoding alpha-1,2-fucosyltransferase, which translates to MILVQLKGGLGNQMFQYAAGRCLSLKHKVPLLLDPASYEPRQAAMYALDGLKINAQIAEDRVWKAFQPSLPAKVLNRLLPARLRRIYKEPLFHFAPDFFRVSPPVYLKGYWQSWRYFEPVKDIIREDFRFQVDFPEAVQEKAAALAESNSVAMHFRRGDYTSTDAVQYHGICEPAYYQQAAQYMQEWLPDARFYIFTNDPEWVRNNLPPGIPCEILSGALSHTQYEDLFLMSRCRHQVIANSSFSWWAAWLNTFENKQVVAPQRWFATSEADAKDLVPGDWHRI; encoded by the coding sequence TTGATCCTTGTTCAATTAAAAGGCGGGCTGGGCAACCAGATGTTCCAATATGCGGCGGGCCGTTGCCTGTCATTGAAGCATAAGGTGCCGTTGCTGCTTGATCCCGCCAGCTATGAGCCGCGTCAGGCTGCCATGTATGCGCTGGACGGGCTGAAGATCAATGCGCAGATCGCGGAGGACAGGGTGTGGAAAGCATTTCAGCCATCCCTGCCGGCGAAGGTACTGAACCGCCTGTTGCCGGCCCGTCTGCGAAGGATATATAAAGAGCCGCTCTTTCATTTTGCCCCGGATTTTTTCCGGGTCAGTCCGCCGGTGTACCTGAAAGGGTACTGGCAGAGCTGGCGTTACTTCGAGCCGGTGAAGGATATTATCCGCGAAGATTTCCGTTTTCAAGTGGATTTTCCCGAAGCGGTGCAGGAGAAGGCGGCGGCGCTGGCGGAGAGCAATAGCGTGGCCATGCATTTCCGGCGCGGGGATTACACCAGCACCGATGCCGTACAATATCATGGCATCTGCGAACCGGCGTATTATCAGCAGGCTGCGCAATATATGCAGGAATGGCTGCCGGATGCGCGCTTTTATATCTTTACCAATGATCCGGAATGGGTGCGCAACAATCTGCCGCCCGGCATTCCCTGTGAGATATTAAGTGGTGCGCTGAGCCATACGCAGTATGAAGACCTCTTCCTGATGAGCCGTTGCCGCCACCAGGTGATCGCCAACAGCAGTTTCAGCTGGTGGGCCGCCTGGCTGAATACTTTTGAAAACAAACAAGTTGTGGCCCCGCAACGCTGGTTCGCTACCAGTGAAGCGGACGCGAAAGACCTGGTTCCGGGAGACTGGCACCGGATATAG
- a CDS encoding glycosyltransferase: MPASPRISVLLPVYNGAAFLAATIRSVLEQTEGDFELLILNDGSTDDSEAITLSFADSRIRYFHQENRGLIATLNRGIAAARGRYIARIDSDDICLPERFARQADWLDAHPDAAVAGCFVTFIDETGRETGTWPDDRRYVSEEEIKGVLPYRNVIAHPGIMAVSAVLREYGYDPRQQHMEDYDLWLRLLADGKRIGKVPETLLLYRVHQASVTAQHIKKVNLFFRQFHCKRRFLAGRLAKGKFSAFDARVVLGMMKDLLTGMGKWVKGKSIKDK; this comes from the coding sequence ATGCCCGCATCACCACGTATATCCGTACTTTTACCCGTTTATAATGGCGCCGCCTTCCTGGCGGCTACCATCCGGTCCGTACTGGAACAAACGGAGGGGGATTTTGAGCTGTTGATACTCAATGACGGTTCCACGGATGACAGCGAAGCGATAACGTTGTCATTTGCGGATAGCCGTATTCGTTATTTCCACCAGGAGAACCGGGGGCTGATCGCCACGCTGAACCGCGGTATTGCAGCAGCGAGAGGGCGCTACATCGCGCGGATCGACAGTGATGACATCTGTCTGCCGGAACGTTTTGCCAGGCAGGCAGACTGGCTGGATGCGCACCCGGACGCCGCCGTGGCGGGATGTTTCGTTACGTTTATTGATGAAACCGGGAGAGAAACGGGTACCTGGCCGGATGACCGCCGTTATGTATCTGAAGAGGAGATAAAGGGGGTATTGCCTTATCGCAATGTTATCGCGCATCCGGGGATCATGGCCGTCAGTGCAGTATTGCGGGAATATGGATATGATCCTCGTCAGCAGCATATGGAGGATTACGATCTCTGGCTGCGCCTGCTGGCAGATGGAAAACGTATCGGCAAAGTGCCGGAAACGCTGCTGTTGTACCGGGTACACCAGGCTTCGGTCACTGCGCAGCATATCAAAAAGGTCAACCTGTTCTTCCGGCAGTTCCATTGCAAACGCCGTTTTCTGGCCGGGCGCCTGGCGAAAGGGAAGTTTTCCGCTTTTGATGCCAGGGTGGTTTTGGGGATGATGAAAGACCTGTTGACGGGGATGGGCAAATGGGTGAAGGGTAAAAGCATAAAAGACAAGTAA
- a CDS encoding glycosyltransferase, whose product MYPWLILKRRIEGVFIFPFALLGRLIARFRPLKAEYDIFFFFPFYHVGGAEKVHSEIVQLFPEKKVVIFFTKRSMNEAMLPKFRGANITVFSISAYTDNKWLYFLNLIWRGIAAAYIHRQQHRPLVFNGQCNFAYKLSPHLRKDIRQIELIHSFCSFSYIRIPFIPFYDTTVMISRDAINSHLALYRQYAIPAAYAERIRLIMNGIPLPENTASQAEGPLRILYVGRGTAEKRAHLVARIAQEAGVQAGFVGPVEDAIPADLRAGCIFYGEQTDAEAIDRLYRQHQVIVITSSREGFPMVIMEGMARGLAVLATNVGDIPYHVHSPEAGHLLDANLAEDALVADAAACLREWAQRPELLRRMSEHNIRYAREHFGMDAFATAYRSLLS is encoded by the coding sequence ATGTATCCATGGCTGATCCTGAAAAGACGCATAGAAGGGGTATTCATTTTTCCTTTCGCCCTGCTAGGCAGGCTGATCGCCCGTTTCCGGCCATTGAAAGCGGAGTATGATATCTTCTTCTTTTTCCCCTTCTATCATGTTGGCGGCGCGGAGAAAGTGCATAGCGAGATCGTGCAGCTTTTCCCGGAGAAGAAAGTAGTGATCTTTTTTACGAAGCGATCAATGAACGAAGCCATGCTGCCGAAGTTCCGGGGGGCAAACATCACTGTTTTTTCAATCTCCGCGTACACGGACAATAAGTGGCTGTATTTTCTGAACCTCATCTGGCGCGGAATAGCCGCCGCTTATATTCACCGGCAGCAGCACCGGCCACTGGTATTCAATGGGCAGTGCAATTTTGCGTACAAGCTGAGCCCGCATCTGCGGAAAGATATCCGGCAGATAGAGCTGATCCATTCCTTTTGTAGCTTTTCCTACATCCGCATACCCTTCATCCCTTTTTACGATACTACCGTGATGATCAGTCGCGATGCGATCAACAGCCATCTTGCGCTGTACCGGCAATACGCCATACCGGCGGCATATGCGGAAAGGATCAGGTTGATCATGAATGGCATTCCCCTTCCGGAAAATACTGCCAGCCAGGCGGAGGGGCCGCTGCGCATCCTTTATGTAGGGCGCGGCACAGCGGAGAAGCGCGCGCACCTTGTGGCGCGGATCGCGCAGGAAGCAGGCGTGCAGGCGGGGTTTGTGGGACCGGTGGAAGATGCCATACCGGCGGATCTACGGGCTGGCTGCATCTTTTACGGGGAGCAGACGGACGCGGAGGCGATAGACCGGCTCTACCGGCAGCACCAGGTGATCGTGATCACCTCTTCCCGGGAGGGTTTCCCGATGGTGATCATGGAAGGTATGGCTCGTGGATTGGCTGTGCTGGCCACGAATGTGGGAGATATTCCGTATCATGTACATTCTCCCGAAGCCGGTCATCTGCTGGATGCGAACCTGGCGGAGGATGCCCTGGTAGCGGATGCGGCGGCATGCCTGCGGGAGTGGGCGCAACGGCCGGAGCTGCTGCGCCGGATGAGTGAGCATAACATCCGTTACGCCCGGGAACATTTTGGAATGGACGCTTTTGCGACCGCATACCGCAGTCTTTTGTCTTGA
- a CDS encoding glycosyltransferase family 2 protein produces MKQLSIIIITFNRPEDLLALLRNITMQQEAATLLEEVIIINNASTADYGVVEDFIAGYPCFKYHYSPENLGVARGRNLGISKATAPVLITLDDDAWFRDTDALQKIAGAFASPFITAHNVGILCFKVLYASTNQLQENAFPHKRFEKYRHKTQFLAPYFIGCGHAVRKEVYEQAGLYPVDFFYGMEEYDLTYRVLDKGYGIAYTAEVVVLHNESPLGRTPHMQKMQMLWVNKSKVAYRYLSLLCFITTSVMWSLEFLKKTGWNWKGWLAGWAQVFRIPGREQRTPLHAPAKAYLKKVEARLWY; encoded by the coding sequence ATGAAGCAATTATCTATCATCATCATCACCTTCAACCGCCCGGAAGATCTCCTGGCACTGTTGCGTAACATCACGATGCAGCAGGAAGCGGCAACCCTGCTGGAAGAGGTGATCATTATCAATAATGCTTCCACGGCGGATTATGGTGTGGTGGAGGATTTTATTGCCGGCTACCCCTGTTTCAAATATCATTACTCCCCTGAAAATCTGGGTGTGGCGCGGGGGCGTAACCTCGGTATCTCCAAAGCCACGGCGCCCGTGCTCATTACGCTTGACGATGATGCCTGGTTCCGGGATACGGATGCTTTGCAGAAGATCGCCGGAGCGTTCGCTTCGCCGTTCATCACCGCCCATAATGTGGGCATACTGTGTTTCAAGGTACTGTACGCCAGCACGAATCAGCTCCAGGAAAATGCATTCCCGCACAAACGTTTCGAAAAATACCGGCATAAAACGCAGTTCCTGGCGCCGTATTTCATCGGTTGCGGGCATGCGGTGAGGAAGGAAGTATATGAGCAGGCGGGCCTTTATCCGGTGGATTTTTTCTACGGCATGGAGGAGTATGATCTTACCTACCGGGTGCTGGACAAAGGTTACGGCATCGCCTATACGGCGGAGGTGGTGGTATTGCACAACGAGTCGCCGCTGGGCCGTACCCCGCATATGCAAAAGATGCAAATGTTATGGGTCAATAAAAGCAAGGTGGCCTACCGTTATTTGTCATTGCTGTGCTTTATCACCACATCGGTGATGTGGTCCCTGGAGTTCCTCAAAAAAACCGGCTGGAACTGGAAAGGCTGGCTGGCCGGATGGGCGCAGGTATTCCGCATTCCCGGCCGGGAGCAGCGCACGCCGCTGCATGCCCCGGCAAAAGCTTATCTGAAGAAAGTGGAAGCCAGGCTGTGGTATTGA
- a CDS encoding bifunctional 2-polyprenyl-6-hydroxyphenol methylase/3-demethylubiquinol 3-O-methyltransferase UbiG — MFRVGTTNESVRKEWIKNTLARIPAGSKILDAGAGECQFKPFCGHLEYIAQDFAQYDGGGDVGLQTGEWDNSKLDIVSDITAIPLPDQSVDAIMCTEVFEHIPDPISAIREFRRLLKPGGYLLITAPFCSLTHFAPYHFYSGFNRFFYEHHLPANDFEITDLEMNGNYFEYTAQEVRRVKWAAREYAGTKISLLDKVILHAGLWVLQRLSKKDKGSSELLGYGVHVFARKK; from the coding sequence ATGTTTCGTGTTGGAACCACCAACGAGTCCGTCCGTAAAGAATGGATCAAGAATACACTGGCCCGCATTCCCGCGGGAAGCAAAATACTCGATGCCGGCGCCGGAGAATGCCAGTTCAAACCTTTCTGCGGCCACCTGGAATATATCGCCCAGGACTTTGCGCAATATGACGGCGGAGGGGACGTTGGCTTGCAGACCGGTGAATGGGATAACTCGAAACTGGATATCGTTTCCGATATTACCGCTATTCCTTTGCCTGACCAGAGTGTGGATGCCATTATGTGCACCGAGGTGTTCGAGCATATTCCGGACCCCATCAGCGCCATCCGGGAGTTCAGGCGGCTGCTGAAACCCGGCGGCTACCTGCTGATCACCGCGCCCTTCTGCAGCCTCACCCACTTTGCCCCATATCATTTCTATTCCGGCTTCAACCGCTTTTTCTATGAACATCACCTGCCGGCCAATGATTTTGAGATCACCGACCTGGAGATGAACGGCAACTATTTTGAATATACCGCACAGGAAGTTCGCCGCGTGAAATGGGCCGCAAGGGAATATGCCGGTACAAAGATCAGCCTGCTGGACAAAGTGATCCTGCATGCGGGGTTATGGGTGCTGCAACGCCTTTCCAAAAAAGATAAAGGTTCCAGTGAGCTGCTGGGGTATGGGGTGCATGTGTTTGCACGGAAGAAATAG
- a CDS encoding DUF268 domain-containing protein — MYILYRIKKSIKFLVYGLWRDIGIFFVFLAEYLRFRKRSGERFSIRLRDLYPCLEDRTVNTPFDQHYIYHPAWAARVLAQTRPEKHIDISSILSFSTTVSAFVPMEFYDYRPADVQLSALHCGKADLLQLPFGDNSVQSISCMHTIEHVGLGRYGDPLDPDGDLKAIRELKRVVAPGGDLLFVTPVGKPAIHFNAHRVYGYAQIMEYFEGMELKDFSLVPDTGGLINAATKEQADAQRFGCGCFWFKKSD, encoded by the coding sequence ATGTATATACTGTATCGCATCAAGAAAAGCATCAAGTTCCTGGTATACGGCTTGTGGAGGGACATCGGCATCTTCTTCGTATTCCTCGCGGAATACCTCCGGTTCAGGAAACGTTCGGGCGAGCGGTTCAGCATACGGTTGCGGGACCTTTATCCCTGCCTGGAAGACCGGACGGTGAACACTCCCTTTGACCAGCATTACATCTATCATCCCGCCTGGGCTGCCCGCGTACTGGCGCAGACCAGGCCGGAAAAGCATATCGACATCTCATCCATCCTCAGTTTCAGCACAACGGTGTCCGCCTTTGTGCCGATGGAGTTCTACGATTACCGCCCGGCCGATGTGCAGCTCTCTGCCCTCCATTGCGGGAAAGCAGACCTGTTGCAATTGCCTTTTGGAGACAACAGCGTGCAGTCGATCTCTTGCATGCATACCATAGAACATGTGGGCCTGGGCCGGTATGGCGATCCGCTTGATCCGGACGGCGACCTGAAGGCCATCCGCGAACTGAAGCGTGTGGTAGCGCCGGGGGGCGACCTGCTTTTTGTAACACCCGTAGGCAAGCCGGCCATTCATTTCAATGCCCACCGGGTGTACGGCTATGCGCAGATCATGGAATATTTTGAAGGGATGGAGCTGAAAGACTTTTCACTCGTCCCCGATACCGGCGGGCTGATCAATGCCGCCACGAAAGAACAGGCAGATGCGCAGCGCTTCGGATGCGGATGTTTCTGGTTTAAAAAATCTGATTAA
- a CDS encoding YfhO family protein: protein MSQEARAYHESTGIEPIWTNAMFGGMPTYQIYMAQDNYTYIIHQILTLGLPKPVNFYFLAMAGFYLLLCVMRFRNWIAIIGAVAFGFTSYNAMIISAGHDTKMFTIAYMAPMLAGILLAYRGKFWLGGIITGLTLCLMITSGHYQILYYMLLICGCVGIGHLVYALREKQVPQFIKATVVLLGFGILSVLPSTVSLWTTAEYSKYTMRGGLSELTPEAGKEGNKSAGGLDKDYAFQWSQGPFETLTILAPNLYGGSTMGKLSTSSETYKTLSQLGMPAAQAEQFINGSVPLYWGPQPMTDGGVYWGAVIVFLFVLALFIIKSHHKWWVLAACVLGVFLAWGDHFAFFNYFIFDHLPLYNKFRAPAQALIIPQLLVPFLACWALNDALSGQIDKQLLLKQLKKALYVTGGLCLLLIIASYGMLDFTSATDRARAMYQQFSGNNQQITDQLMNALIEDRSALLRTDAFRSLAFVLIAAALLWAVIQQKLKPTVFFILLAAVVAIDQIPVDFRYLNKENYVTPTDYRSTFAASPVDEAIKKDPDPYYRVLNVVNFQDALSSYHHKAVGGYSPVKLALYQDLIDHQLSKNNPRVLNMLNTKYVIYADQQQQLNYQRNPDALGNAWFVDSIVWAANADQEMKALDSLPVEHAVVIDQRFKPQLEGYAPGKDSSSRIQLTRYGLNQLEYQSQNSQAGFAVFSDIYYPAGWNAYVDGKKTEIIRVNYLLRGIKIPAGEHKVEMKFEPRSYYLGNTITRWSSILMMLLFAGVIAMEIRKSLKSN from the coding sequence ATGTCCCAGGAAGCGCGGGCATACCATGAAAGCACCGGCATTGAGCCTATCTGGACGAATGCGATGTTCGGCGGGATGCCTACCTACCAGATCTACATGGCGCAGGATAATTATACCTATATCATTCATCAGATACTCACGCTTGGGCTGCCCAAACCCGTGAATTTCTACTTTCTGGCGATGGCGGGTTTCTATCTGCTGCTTTGTGTGATGCGCTTCCGGAACTGGATCGCCATTATCGGGGCGGTGGCCTTCGGGTTTACCTCCTACAACGCCATGATCATTTCCGCCGGGCATGATACCAAGATGTTCACCATCGCGTACATGGCGCCCATGCTGGCCGGCATATTGCTGGCCTACCGCGGCAAATTCTGGCTGGGCGGCATCATTACGGGCCTTACGCTCTGCCTGATGATCACCTCCGGCCACTACCAGATATTATATTATATGCTGCTGATCTGCGGCTGCGTGGGCATAGGCCACCTGGTATATGCGCTCAGAGAGAAACAGGTGCCGCAGTTCATTAAAGCCACGGTTGTACTGCTCGGCTTCGGCATCCTTTCCGTACTGCCGTCCACCGTAAGCCTGTGGACCACTGCGGAGTACAGCAAATACACCATGCGCGGCGGCCTTTCCGAACTGACGCCGGAAGCAGGGAAAGAAGGGAATAAATCAGCCGGCGGGCTGGATAAGGATTATGCCTTCCAGTGGAGCCAGGGGCCTTTTGAAACACTGACCATCCTGGCGCCCAACCTTTACGGCGGATCTACCATGGGCAAGCTCTCCACTTCCAGCGAAACCTATAAAACACTTTCGCAACTGGGCATGCCCGCGGCGCAGGCGGAGCAGTTCATCAACGGCAGCGTACCGCTTTACTGGGGCCCGCAACCCATGACGGACGGCGGTGTTTACTGGGGCGCGGTGATCGTCTTCCTGTTTGTGCTGGCGCTCTTCATCATCAAAAGCCATCATAAATGGTGGGTGCTCGCAGCCTGTGTGCTGGGTGTATTCCTCGCCTGGGGCGACCATTTTGCTTTCTTCAACTATTTCATATTCGATCATCTTCCGCTCTACAACAAGTTCAGGGCACCGGCGCAGGCGCTGATCATACCGCAACTGCTCGTGCCTTTCCTGGCCTGCTGGGCCTTGAATGATGCCCTGAGCGGCCAGATCGACAAACAGCTGCTGCTCAAACAACTGAAAAAAGCCCTGTACGTTACCGGCGGCCTCTGCCTCCTGCTGATCATCGCCTCTTACGGCATGCTGGATTTTACCAGCGCTACAGACAGGGCCAGAGCCATGTACCAGCAATTCAGCGGCAACAACCAACAGATAACGGACCAGCTGATGAACGCCCTGATAGAAGACCGGAGCGCCCTGCTGCGGACCGATGCTTTCCGTAGCCTGGCCTTTGTGCTGATAGCCGCGGCATTGCTCTGGGCCGTGATACAGCAAAAGCTGAAACCCACGGTATTCTTTATCCTGCTGGCGGCAGTGGTGGCTATAGACCAGATACCCGTGGATTTCCGCTACCTGAATAAAGAAAACTACGTTACCCCTACCGATTACCGCAGCACCTTTGCCGCCTCCCCGGTAGATGAAGCCATCAAAAAAGATCCGGACCCGTATTACCGCGTGCTCAACGTCGTGAATTTCCAGGACGCCCTCAGCTCCTATCACCACAAGGCCGTAGGCGGGTACAGTCCCGTTAAGCTGGCGCTCTACCAGGACCTGATCGATCATCAGCTGTCCAAAAACAATCCGCGCGTGCTGAACATGCTGAACACCAAGTATGTGATCTATGCAGACCAGCAGCAACAATTGAATTACCAGCGCAATCCGGACGCGCTGGGCAATGCCTGGTTCGTGGACAGTATTGTATGGGCCGCGAATGCAGACCAGGAAATGAAAGCGCTGGACAGCCTGCCCGTAGAACATGCCGTTGTGATCGACCAGCGGTTCAAGCCCCAGCTGGAAGGATATGCCCCGGGCAAAGACTCCTCCAGCCGCATACAGCTTACCCGATACGGGCTGAACCAGCTGGAGTATCAAAGTCAAAACAGCCAGGCCGGCTTCGCTGTATTCTCCGACATCTATTATCCCGCCGGTTGGAACGCGTATGTAGATGGTAAAAAGACGGAGATCATCCGGGTGAACTATCTTTTGCGCGGTATTAAAATACCCGCCGGTGAACATAAAGTGGAAATGAAATTTGAGCCCCGCTCCTATTATCTCGGCAATACCATTACCAGGTGGTCTTCCATCCTGATGATGCTGCTGTTTGCAGGTGTGATTGCCATGGAGATCAGGAAAAGCCTCAAAAGCAACTAG